In Topomyia yanbarensis strain Yona2022 chromosome 2, ASM3024719v1, whole genome shotgun sequence, one DNA window encodes the following:
- the LOC131685425 gene encoding serine/threonine-protein kinase pelle-like yields MALPAETLSNPNSPSASHCVSGFSSNFVFIYDIPWMERKRLSALLDQEAKWVGLALRQMGYDTEDVEAIRRCCTHTGKSPSEQLLSKWGNLNHTLTELFVVLAKENLFNAMEVIKRFVEPKFHILIKKESDEGTYKQVNGPAVESNPVVTHTTDRNAESAQQREEFVQPEVIAQDAPGIGAVVGANPQAAVGRLPADNIAAITGGLPQFSYEELREATSNWSPANELGKGGFGIVYKGYFKHTFVAIKKIKGINTESARTELRQSFNELKYLNSCRHENVVPLFGCSFEFGEPCLVYQYMPGGSLDNRLFPKSSSVKALTMLDRVKIAKGTARGLQYLHTFGQKPIIHGDIKPGNILLDNTNEPKIGDFGLTRELAVSDSSMKVSRVYGTRPYIPREFITHRQLSTKVDSFSYGLVLYEIITGQRVYDEKRKMAKHLKDIVLHAAQSGYDIRMLMDRSLSADDGQTVNICKVLLKAGFSCTADDPEKRPEMVDVYKYLVEHLSE; encoded by the exons ATGGCTTTGCCAGCCGAAACATTAAGTAACCCAAACAGTCCGAGTGCTTCTCATTGCGTATCGGGATTCAGTAGCAATTTTGTGTTTATCTACGATATTCCATGGATGGAAAGAAAACGGTTATCGGCATTGCTGGACCAGGAAGCGAAATGGGTTGGGCTGGCTCTGCGACAAATGGGCTACGACACTGAGGATGTCGAG GCAATTAGACGGTGTTGCACCCATACGGGAAAATCGCCGTCGGAGCAACTGCTTTCGAAATGGGGCAACTTGAACCATACCCTCACGGAACTTTTTGTCGTATTGGCCAA AGAAAACCTCTTCAACGCCATGGAGGTTATCAAGCGTTTCGTAGAACCTAAATTTCACATTCTCATCAAAAAAGAATCGGACGAAGGCACGTACAAACAAGTGAATGGTCCAGCGGTTGAATCGAACCCGGTCGTAACTCACACAACGGACAGAAACGCAGAAAGTGCCCAACAGAGGGAAGAGTTCGTACAACCAGAAGTGATAGCCCAGGATGCCCCGGGCATTGGAGCTGTGGTTGGGGCAAACCCACAAGCTGCGGTAGGTCGATTGCCTGCGGACAACATCGCTGCTATCACTGGAGGTTTACCGCAATTTAGTTACGAAGAACTTCGTGAGGCTACCAGCAACTGGAGTCCGGCAAATGAGCTCGGGAAGGGAGGATTTGGCATTGTTTATAAGGGATATTTCAAGCATACCTTTGTGGCAATAAAGAAGATCAAAGGCATCAATACGGAGTCGGCTCGGACAGAATTGCGACAAAGTTTCAACGAGTTGAAGTACTTGAACTCCTGTCGACATGAGAATGTTGTCCCTCTATTCGGATGCAGTTTTGAAT ttggcgAACCGTGTCTTGTATATCAATACATGCCGGGTGGATCCCTGGATAATCGTTTGTTCCCGAAAAGCAGCAGCGTAAAAGCGTTAACGATGCTGGACCGTGTAAAGATAGCAAAAGGAACCGCTAG AGGTCTACAGTACCTGCACACCTTCGGACAGAAACCGATAATCCACGGTGACATCAAACCCGGTAACATTCTACTGGACAACACTAACGAACCGAAGATAGGGGATTTCGGGTTAACTCGAGAGCTAGCAGTGAGCGATTCAAGCATGAAAGTTTCTCGAGTTTACGGTACTCGACCGTACATTCCGCGCGAATTTATCACCCACCGGCAGCTGAGCACAAAGGTGGACAGTTTCAGCTATGGTCTGGTGCTGTATGAAATCATCACCGGTCAACGGGTGTACGATGAGAAGCGAAAAATGGCAAAGCATCTGAAGGATATTGTTTTGCATGCGGCACAGTCCGGGTATGATATTCGAATGCTAATGGATCGATCGCTGTCGGCGGATGACGGTCAGACGGTTAACATTTGCAAGGTGCTGCTGAAGGCAGGGTTTTCCTGTACCGCAGATGATCCGGAGAAGCGGCCGGAAATGGTGGATGTTTACAAATATCTGGTGGAGCACCTCAGTGAGTAG
- the LOC131685429 gene encoding uncharacterized protein LOC131685429 produces MALFKVTKTVEEAIHSGGGPYVEPPGPYFLSAALLVTYPGQIPTCQFCTKKLHLGKPCVETVKENLTNPTEISPEPSYAKPLTAAKPTSSDQAPTTSNNNNETNAEKYEHAMTTDKSKTQTGTSDREQQESSTDEDMDMNDNAKEDKRIEPQMAVDNTGKKKDLNTQQKAASKRDKKLNIVVFFYLL; encoded by the exons atggcgcttttcaaagtcaccaaaactgtcgaagag gcaatacacagtggtgggggcccgtacgttgaacccccgggcccgtattttctctctgcggccctgctagtcacgtacccagggcaaattcctacgtgccagttctgcacgaagaagctgcacctcggaaaaccttgcgtagaaactgttaaggaaaacttaaccaatccaactgaaatcagcccagaaccatcttacgctaaaccactaacagctgcaaaaccaacatcttcggatcaagcaccaacaaccagcaacaacaacaacgaaacgaatgccgaaaaatacgaacatgcaatgacgaccgataagagtaagacacaaactggaacatctgaccgcgagcagcaggaaagtagtacggatgaggacatggacatgaacgacaacgcaaaagaagacaaacggatcgaacctcaaatggcagtggacaacactggcaagaaaaaggatctcaacacgcagcagaaagctgcgtctaaacgagacaaaaaacttaacatagttgtttttttttatttattgtaa
- the LOC131685426 gene encoding uncharacterized protein LOC131685426 encodes MAGTMDELLEELNYDFNYLLHEVRTAMRQLDQSQRRTVEAWLHKLANTNQSLEEVRLRNDFLFYLSRNCNDGNLLPPFDQKPPSGYVLDATHLLPVLGTSAATTSKPLYEAHTGSPSGTARRAELFERSPDGGAFLVSQPVPRCGAFCYLAIVSKPPKS; translated from the exons ATGGCCGGAACAATGGACGAACTGTTGGAGGAGTTGAACTATGATTTCAACTATTTGTTGCACGAGGTTAGAACGGCCATGCGTCAGTTAGACCAATCACAACGCCGTACTGTGGAGGCATGGCTGCACAAACTTGCCAATACCAACCAGTCACTGGAGGAGGTCCGCCTAAGAAATGATTTTCTCTTCTATCTATCCCGGAACTGCAATGACGGAAATTTACTACCGCCTTTCGATCAGAAACCGCCATCTGGATACGTGCTGGATGCAACGCATTTACTG CCTGTTCTAGGAACATCCGCGGCAACCACATCCAAACCCCTCTATGAGGCTCACACCGGTTCTCCGTCCGGAACAGCAAGACGAGCTGAACTGTTCGAGCGTTCGCCGGACGGTGGAGCTTTCCTAGTATCTCAACCGGTTCCACGATGTGGGGCCTTTTGCTACCTTGCCATAGTCAGTAAACCACCCAAAAGTTAA
- the LOC131685427 gene encoding uncharacterized protein LOC131685427 → MEIPMWSQVKAANGGGTVSSNPEESDDEPDFTNHSYDQQCYEPSDVGTDGPGDDQLDSVPLGRTYKPQDLYPMANSHGATTWPLESYHPVYVGNFKMLSLEEEAWYEQVSTYFAYKGLLTRMVYFHQLEKKLFSQFQRNHALLDMLVYFTSKRDADKAIKLCHRDSYYGHKLNVLPGRRPVYFDSQKSVLLFKKYNGRFCKSETFVEQDLSTFGQVKFIMKDSLDRTLVEFVSKQSMLAAVSTQSTFEPSVIEGNVMKQRFIEQDVKLGIEWTLQSNPSFMEMKPRRIILQYLYEGKRPLVDTSWMNNKSPMPCELAATNRRKWRQRNRILIGRYIAKKQAKDNKTKAEVFENPEKIGSNASSVDPPAEKPVVKQKSSKQKRAETLQLVNNFMRKHGMPPKSMTEINKQWEKAKLKKSGGKAKSE, encoded by the exons ATGGAAATACCTATGTGGTCACAGG TCAAGGCGGCGAATGGTGGAGGAACAGTTTCCAGTAACCCAGAGGAAAGCGATGACGAACCGGACTTCACCAATCACAGTTATGATCAACAATGTTACGAACCGTCAGACGTTGGTACCGATGGCCCCGGAGATGATCAGTTAGATAGTGTTCCTCTAGGTAGAACCTACAAGCCTCAGGATCTCTACCCGATGGCAAATTCGCATGGTGCAACAACCTGGCCGCTCGAGTCCTACCACCCGGTGTACGTCGGAAACTTTAAAATGCTTTCCTTGGAGGAGGAGGCATGGTACGAGCAGGTTTCTACCTACTTTGCCTACAAAGGGTTGTTAACAAGGATGGTCTACTTCCATCAGCttgagaaaaaattgttttcccagtttcaGAGGAACCACGCTTTGCTTgatatgcttgtttattttaccTCAAAACGAGATGCGGATAAAGCGATTAAACTTTGCCATAGAGACTCGTACTACGGACACAAGTTGAATGTGCTCCCAGGGCGCAGGCCGGTTTATTTCGATAGTCAAAAAAGCGTTTTACTGTTCAAGAAATACAACGGAAGGTTTTGTAAATCAGAAACATTCGTCGAGCAAGATTTGTCTACTTTTGGTCAAGTAAAGTTTATAATGAAAGACTCTCTGGATAGAACGTTGGTTGAGTTTGTTTCTAAGCAATCAATGTTAGCGGCTGTTTCCACACAGTCTACGTTCGAGCCAAGTGTAATCGAGGGGAATGTTATGAAACAGCGATTCATTGAACAGGACGTCAAATTAGGCATTGAATGGACACTACAATCGAATCCTTCCTTCATGGAAATGAAGCCCAGGCGAATAATACTCCAGTATCTTTACGAAGGAAAACGGCCTTTGGTAGACACGTCATGGATGAATAATAAATCACCTATGCCTTGTGAACTAGCTGCGACTAATCGTCGAAAGTGGAGACAAAGAAACCGAATATTGATAGGCAGGTACATAGCGAAAAAACAAGCCAAAGATAACAAAACAAAGGCAGAGGTCTTCGAAAACCCGGAGAAAATTGGATCAAACGCTTCTTCAGTTGATCCACCTGCAGAAAAGCCTGTTGTGAAGCAAAAATCATCAAAGCAAAAACGGGCGGAGACGTTACAACTGGTTAACAATTTCATGCGCAAGCACGGAATGCCACCAAAGTCAATGACGGAAATTAATAAGCAATGGGAAAAGGCGAAGCTCAAAAAGTCGGGCGGGAAAGCGAAGAGTGAATGA